A genomic stretch from Hemicordylus capensis ecotype Gifberg chromosome 5, rHemCap1.1.pri, whole genome shotgun sequence includes:
- the LOC128328439 gene encoding uncharacterized protein LOC128328439, whose protein sequence is MDDLKLYGKSQSEIESLLNTVRIFSSDIAMDFGLDKCAALIMNRGKITKTEGIELPNGSKIKNLEEKEHYKYLRILQADNIAHTEVKRKIGSEYIRRVRKILKSKLNGGNTIQAINTWAIPVIRYTAGITDWTQAELETLDHKTRQIMTINHALHPRSDVDRLYLPRSSGGRGMLQVHQTVEEEKRGLEEYIKDSEEDALQMVNNAKLFNTNETKQAYKKEQVKNQAEKWKKKPLHGQYLHNISGKSDITKTWQWLKNGNLKKETEGLILAAQEQALRTNAIRAKVKKSTTNSKCRLCKEADETVDHLISCCKKIAQTDYKQRHGKIAGMIHWNICKKYKLPVVKNWWDHKIEKVEENEDVKILWDF, encoded by the coding sequence atggacgatctgaagttgtatggaaagtcccagtcagaaattgaatcactgctaaacactgtccgtatattcagtagcgatatagcaatggattttggactagacaagtgtgctgcattaataatgaacagagggaaaataacaaaaacagaaggaatagaactgcccaatggaagcaagatcaagaacctggaagagaaagaacattacaaatacttgcgcattctccaggcagataacattgcacacactgaagttaaaagaaaaattggaagtgaatacatcaggagagttagaaaaatcctcaagtccaaactcaatggtgggaacaccatacaagccataaacacctgggctatacctgttatcagatacactgcaggaataacagactggacccaggcagagctagagacgctagatcataagaccaggcaaatcatgaccatcaatcatgctctgcacccccgcagtgatgtcgataggctatacctccctcgcagctcaggtggaagaggaatgctgcaagtccatcaaacagtagaggaggagaaaagaggccttgaagaatatataaaggacagtgaagaagatgcacttcaaatggtcaataatgcgaaactattcaacaccaatgaaacaaagcaggcctacaaaaaagaacaagtcaagaaccaagcagaaaaatggaaaaagaagcccctgcacggtcaatatttgcacaatataagtggaaaatcagacatcaccaagacctggcaatggcttaagaatggcaacttgaagaaagaaacagagggtttaatactggctgcacaagaacaggcactaagaacaaatgcaataagagcaaaagtaaaaaaatcaaccacaaacagcaagtgccgcctttgtaaagaagcagatgaaacagtggaccacctaatcagctgttgtaaaaagatcgcacagactgactacaaacaaaggcatggcaagatagcagggatgatacactggaacatctgtaaaaaatacaagctacctgtagtcaagaattggtgggaccataaaattgaaaaagttgaagaaaatgaagatgtaaaaatattatgggatttctga